In 'Nostoc azollae' 0708, the following are encoded in one genomic region:
- a CDS encoding CRR6 family NdhI maturation factor → MTTTITINLKNDSINNLDLSPALTVIEPLLHEESITSYEQQLCFEISYAREANDPRELSEIPEVRLWFVRLDAKYPWLPFLLDWKAGELARYSAMLVPHQFSSKEGIQYNPEALEIFLMQKIFILSDWLKQQSIPTQFRLKSLAQILGYELEDAFFEMIEKSNS, encoded by the coding sequence ATGACAACAACAATCACAATCAACCTCAAAAACGACTCCATCAACAATCTGGATTTGTCACCTGCACTAACGGTAATTGAACCACTCCTGCATGAGGAATCCATTACATCCTATGAACAGCAATTATGCTTTGAAATTAGCTACGCACGGGAAGCCAATGATCCACGGGAGCTTTCAGAAATTCCAGAGGTAAGGTTGTGGTTTGTGCGTTTAGATGCAAAGTATCCATGGTTGCCATTTTTACTAGACTGGAAAGCTGGAGAATTAGCTCGTTACTCTGCCATGCTAGTACCTCATCAGTTTAGTTCTAAAGAAGGTATACAGTACAACCCTGAAGCTTTAGAAATCTTCTTGATGCAGAAAATTTTTATTTTGAGCGATTGGTTAAAACAGCAAAGTATCCCTACTCAATTTCGGCTCAAGTCTCTAGCACAAATCCTGGGTTATGAATTAGAAGATGCTTTCTTTGAAATGATTGAAAAAAGTAATTCGTAA
- a CDS encoding Fur family transcriptional regulator: MQKPAISTKAISSLEDALHRCQMLGMRVSRQRRFILELLWQANEHLSAREIYDRLNQQGKEIGHTSVYQNLEALSSQGIIECIEHCDGRLYGNINDAHSHVNCVDTNQILDVHIELPAELIQQVEAQTGVKIIAYTINFFGHRNS; the protein is encoded by the coding sequence ATGCAAAAGCCAGCTATTTCTACAAAAGCAATTAGTTCCTTAGAAGATGCTCTCCATCGGTGTCAAATGCTGGGTATGCGCGTCAGCCGCCAGCGCCGTTTTATTCTAGAATTACTTTGGCAAGCGAATGAACATCTTTCTGCTAGAGAGATATATGATCGCTTAAACCAACAAGGTAAAGAGATTGGTCATACTTCTGTTTATCAAAATTTAGAAGCCTTATCCAGTCAAGGTATTATTGAGTGTATTGAACATTGCGACGGGCGTTTATACGGCAATATTAATGATGCTCATAGCCATGTTAACTGTGTGGATACAAATCAAATCCTGGACGTACATATAGAACTACCAGCAGAGTTAATTCAGCAGGTTGAAGCACAAACAGGAGTAAAGATTATTGCCTACACTATTAATTTCTTTGGACATCGTAACTCATAG
- a CDS encoding glycosyltransferase family 9 protein encodes MRVVAFVPGSISDQILFFPTLDDLKRYYPDAQIDVIVESQSKAAYRLSKSVHEVLTFDYSDHNSLADWGNLVGTIRDREYDVAMTTGESWFIGLFLWLTGIPTRIGYKGKGAGFLTNTIRRNTSQYVAAMYHDLLKPVGIKTPCPELTANVPKPDIQWAQQEQKRLGIHETGYILIYGGSSHSSQIDGADTSYPIASWQQIIQDCQHKQPELPIVLIKEADDENFVRVLLESCSNLKITSPDDIGKLTAIISGASLMLSIENGPLQLAVAVQTYTIALLSSTDADKLLPKSDKFLAIKSHSGKTVDIPPPTVLEKIWGG; translated from the coding sequence ATGCGAGTAGTAGCTTTTGTACCTGGTTCAATTAGTGACCAAATTCTCTTTTTTCCCACTTTGGATGATCTGAAGCGTTATTATCCCGACGCACAGATAGATGTCATTGTGGAATCCCAGTCAAAGGCTGCCTACCGACTGAGCAAGTCAGTTCACGAGGTATTGACCTTTGATTACAGCGATCACAACAGTCTAGCAGATTGGGGTAACTTAGTTGGTACGATTCGCGATCGCGAATATGATGTCGCTATGACTACTGGAGAAAGTTGGTTTATAGGTTTATTTCTCTGGTTGACTGGAATTCCCACACGCATTGGCTACAAAGGGAAAGGTGCAGGTTTTCTCACCAACACCATCAGGCGAAATACATCCCAATATGTAGCAGCGATGTATCATGATCTATTAAAACCTGTGGGCATTAAAACACCTTGTCCAGAGTTAACAGCTAATGTCCCTAAACCTGATATTCAATGGGCGCAACAAGAACAAAAACGTTTAGGTATCCATGAAACAGGTTACATCCTAATCTATGGTGGCTCTAGCCATTCGTCCCAAATTGATGGCGCAGATACAAGCTATCCTATAGCGAGTTGGCAGCAAATTATCCAAGATTGTCAACACAAACAGCCGGAGTTACCGATAGTGCTGATTAAAGAAGCTGATGATGAGAATTTTGTGCGTGTGCTTCTGGAATCTTGTTCAAATCTCAAAATCACCTCTCCTGATGATATTGGCAAATTAACCGCCATAATTAGTGGTGCTAGTTTAATGTTGTCTATCGAGAATGGGCCGCTACAACTTGCGGTCGCTGTACAAACATATACTATCGCTCTACTGAGTTCTACAGATGCAGACAAGTTATTACCAAAAAGTGATAAATTCCTAGCAATTAAATCCCATAGCGGAAAAACAGTAGATATTCCACCTCCAACGGTTTTAGAAAAAATCTGGGGTGGTTGA